The Croceibacterium sp. TMG7-5b_MA50 genome segment CGGGGCCAAGCTGGTGACGGCCGTGGCGACGGCGCAGGTGCCCAAGATCACGCTGGTCATCGGCGGCAGCTTCGGCGCGGGCAATTACGGCATGTGTGGGCGCGCCTATTCCCCGAGGTTCCTGTTCACCTGGCCCAATTCGCGGATCGGGGTCATGGGCGGCGAGCAGGCCGCCAGCGTGCTCGCCACCGTGCACCGCGATGCGGCCAGCTGGACGGCGGAGGAGGCGGAGGCGTTCAAGGCGCCGATCCGCGCGGAGTACGAGGAGCAGGGCAACCCCTGGTACGCCACCGCCCGCCTGTGGGACGACGGCGTGATCGACCCGGCGCAGAGCCGCGACGTGCTCGGTCTCGCGCTCGCCGCCTGCCTGGAGGCGCCGATTCCCGAAGCGGCACGGTTCGGCGTGTTCCGCATGTAACCGGCCGGCCGGGGCGTTCGCTTGCCATTCACCCACGCGGTCCTACATTGCGAATGACACCTTTCGAGGATTCTTGATGAGCACCAATCGCGAACCGGACGGCAACGGCTCCAATGGCCCGAACGGAGGCCCTGGCGGCAATCCGTGGGTCAAAAGCCTGCTGATCTGGGGCGGCATCTTCCTGGCGCTGCTGCTGGTCGTATCCATGTTCAACGGCACCGGCGGCAATACCGGTACGCAGCTGCGCTATTCCGACTTCCGCGAACAGGTGACCGAAGGCCAGGTGCGCGACGTGCAGATCGCGCCCGACCGGATCACCGGCACGTTGGATAATGGCTCCACCTTCTCCACCGTGCCCGTCCCCAACGACACGGAACTGACGCAGCTGCTGGACGCGAACGGCGTGTCCTATGCCGGCACCCCGCCGGAAGAGGGCAACCTCCTGCTCTACATCCTGGTGCAGACCCTGCCGTTCCTGCTGATCCTGGGCGTCGCGTTCTTCGCCCTGCGCCAGGTGCAGAAGGGCGGCGGTTCGGGCGCGATGGGCTTCGGCAAGAGCAAGGCCAAGCTGCTGACGGAAAAGCAGGGCCGCGTCACCTTCGACGACGTCGCCGGCATCGACGAGGCGCGCGAGGAACTGCAGGAGATCGTTGAATTCCTGAAGGACCCGCAGCGCTTCAGCAAGCTGGGCGGCCAGATCCCCAAGGGCGCGCTGCTGGTCGGCAGCCCCGGCACCGGCAAGACGCTGCTGGCCCGCGCCATCGCGGGCGAGGCGCGCGTGCCGTTCTTCACCATCTCTGGTTCCGACTTCGTGGAGATGTTCGTCGGCGTCGGCGCATCCCGCGTGCGCGACATGTTCGAACAAGCGAAGAAGAACGCGCCTTGCATCGTCTTCATCGACGAGATCGACGCGGTCGGCCGTCATCGCGGCCACGGCCTCGGCAATTCGAATGACGAGCGCGAGCAGACGCTGAACCAGCTCCTCGTGGAGATGGACGGGTTCGAGGCGAACGAGGGCATCATCATCATCGCCGCGACCAACCGGCCCGACGTGCTGGACCCGGCGCTGCTGCGGCCCGGCCGGTTCGACCGGCAGGTGGTCGTTCCCGTGCCCGACATCGACGGGCGGGAGAAGATCCTGTCCGTGCACATGAAGAAGGTGCCGCTGGCGCCCGACGTGAATTCGCGCACCATCGCCCGCGGTACGCCCGGCTTCTCCGGCGCGGACCTTGCCAACCTCGTCAACGAGGCCGCGCTGCTCGCCGCCCGGCGCAGCAAGCGGCTGGTTGCGATGGCCGAGTTCGAGGAGGCCAAGGACAAGGTCATGATGGGCGCGGAACGCCGCTCCATGGTGATGACCGACGACGAGAAGAAGATGACCGCCTATCATGAGGCGGGCCATGCCATCGTCGCCGTGCATGAGCCTGCGTCTGACCCGATCCACAAGGCCACCATCATCCCGCGCGGCCGCGCCCTGGGCATGGTGATGCGCCTGCCGGAACGGGACAATTATTCGTACCATCGTGATAAGATGCACGCGAACCTGGCGGTCAGCATGGGCGGCCGCGTGGCGGAGGAGCTGATCTTCGGCCACGACAAGGTGTCGAGCGGCGCGTCAAGCGATATCCAGTACGCCACCAGCCTCGCCCGCAACATGGTCACCAAGTGGGGCATGAGCGACAAGCTGGGCCCGCTCCAGTACGAGGATCAGCAGGAAGGCTATCTCGGCATGGGCGGTTCAAACCGGACCATGGCGGGCGCAGAGACCAACAAGCTGATCGACGAGGAGATCCGCAACCTGGTGGAAGGCGGCCATAGCCGCGCCCGCCAATTGCTGACCGATCACGAGGACCAGCTGCAATTGCTGGCGCAGGCGCTGCTTGAATACGAGACGCTGACCGGCGACGAAATCAAGGCGCTGCTGGAAAACGGCCGGATCGACCGCCCTGACCAGCCGACCGGCACCACCAATGTTCAGCCCGTGCGCGGCTCCGCGATCCCCAAGGCTGGCCGTCGGTTCAGCGGCGGCGACGCGGCACCCCAGGGTATCTAACGGACAGAGCGTATCTGATAACCAGACTGGCACGATGTTTCCCCAGGGAAACATCGTGCTGGTTCATTTCAGTTGAGCCATTCGGCCAGCGCCGCCAGGCAGTCCCGCGCCAGCAGCTTCGACCGCTCCGCGCTCCACCCCTGTGCCGGATCGGGCAATTCGGCATTGTCCTTGAACGGCATCTCCAGCGTCATCGCGCAGGCGCCGAAGCGTTCGGCCAGCTGGTTGGTGCTCATGCTGAGATTGGCCTTGCCCGCCGGCGTCTTGGGGTAGCCGACCTTTGTCTGGAAGTCGGGGCTGCGCCGGTCCAGGATCGCGCAATAGCGATCGTATTCGGCGCCCAGCTTCTCCGTCCATGACGGCACGCCATCATATCCGGCCATGAAGTTGGCGGCGATCGCCTCGTCCCCATGCACGTCCATGGCGAAGCGCACGCCGCTCGCATCCATTGCGTTCCGCACCGCCAGCACCTCGGGCGATCGTTCCGCGCTCGGCTCATGCCACTCGCGGTTGAGGTTCACCCCCACCGCATTGGTGCGCAGGTGCCCGCGATATGACCCGTCGGGATTGCAGTTGGGCACCACATGGATGCGGCACCGCTGCCGCAGCACGCGGGCGACCGGGTCGGCGGGGTCGCACAGGGCTTCCAGCGCGCCTTCCATCCACCATTCCGCCATGCTCTCGCCCGGATGCTGGCGGGCGAACAGCCAGACCGGGATGTCGCCATCCCCTATCACCAGGCAATCGATCGCGCGACCATCCAGCGAATGGCCGAGGCAGCGGTAGGACACGCCCTCGCTCGCCGCGGCTTCCGCGATCAGGTCGTGGTGCCGTTCCATGGAATAGGGCGCGAAATAGGCGAACCAGGCGAGGTCCCCCGCCGGAGTGTGGCGGATCGTCAGCGTGCCGTTGTCCTCGCCCGCGTTCCAGGAGGAATCGGCCCGGCCCCAATATTGCCGATCCTCTGACACCGCCGCCCGGTAATCGGGCCACCCGCCCGGATAGGCGGAGGCGTTGAGGCCGGTGATGCGCAGCACCACCTCCCGCCTGGCGGCACCGGCCACGCGGAAGTGGAACCACTGGAAGAAGTCGGACTGGTGGTCGCGCCGGATCGTCAGGGTGGCGCTGTTGCCGTCGATCGCGACGACTTCGATATTGCCGCTGTCGAACGCGGCGTCGATCTGGATAGAGGTCATCGGACCTCGGTAGTCGCTCCTGACTCGCCGGGGAAGCCCGCGAACAGCGCCTGCGCCAGCCGGCCGGCCGCCGCCTGTTCACCGGCATAGTCGCTGTTGGCGCTGGCGGTGAAGTTCGCGCGGCCTTCCCACAGCGGGGTGGCGCCGGTTGCCGGACGGATTTGCACACGCAGCTGGCGGTACAGCTCGTCCACATTGGAGCGGCCACCGCCGCCAAGATTGATGCCGACGCCCAGGCCCACGCCGCCGCCGCCCCATCCGCCGGTGGAGCCGCCGACACCCACGCTCACCGGGCTGCGCGCGCCGCCGCCACCCAGCGCCGGGTTCACGCCGCGCTCCAGTGCGATCTCCGCCACCTGCCCACCCGGGGTGCCCGCGCGCACCACGTTGTAGCCGAGCCGCGACAATTCGGCCGCGACCGCCTGCTGGTACAGGCTGAACTCCAGCGAATCGGCACCCGTGTCGCCAGGCGCGGCGACCACGGCAATGCTGCCCCGCCCCAATTGCGCCGGAGCATTGCCGGTGAAGCGCGTGACCTCCACCGGACTGACATAGGCAGGGGTGGTGCAGCCGGTCGCCAGCAGGGCGGCGGCGGCGGCGAAGGCGGCGGGCAGGGTGCGCAAGGTCATGCCTGGTACAACACGCCATCTGCGGCACGGTTGCAATTGGCATGCGAATTGATGCAGTGCAGCATCGGCGGTCGGCAACGGCCCGCAACATTGGGGAACAGGCAGATGAGCGATCCGATCCCGGTGCTGGTGACTGGTGGGGCTGGCTATATCGGCAGCCATGCCGTGCTGGCGCTGCGCGACCGGGGCTGGCCCGTCGCGGTTATCGACAATCTGTCGACCGGGTTCCGCTTCGCCGTGCCCGAAGGCGTCGCCTTTTACGAAGGGGACATCGCCGATGCCGACCTGCTCGCCCGCATCTTCGCGGAGCAGGGCACGCGTGCGATCATGCACTTCGCCGGTTCGATCATCGTGCCGGAATCGGTCAGCGACCCGCTGAAGTATTACGGCAACAACACGGTGAAGAGCCGCGCATTGATGCAGGCGGCGGTGGAGGCGGGCGTGCCGCACTTCATCTTCTCCTCCACCGCGGCGACCTACGGCATCCCGGAGAGCAGCCCGATCGCGGAGGACAGCCCCAAGCGGCCGATCAATCCCTATGGCTGGTCCAAGCTGATGACGGAGCAGATGCTGGCCGACACCGCCGCCGCGCATCCGCTGAACTATTGCGTGCTGCGCTACTTCAACGTGGCGGGCGCCGATCCGCAGGGGCGCAGCGGGCAGTCCACCGCCGGCGCCACCCACCTCATCAAGGTTGCGGTGGAGGCGGCGCTGGGGAAACGCAGCCATGTGGGCGTGTTCGGCACCGACTATGCCACGCCCGACGGGACCGGCGTGCGCGACTACATCCATGTCAGCGACCTTGCCGCCGCGCATGTGCTGGCGCTGGATGCCCTGGTGGCAGAGCCTGATCGGTCGCTGACGATGAATTGCGGCTATGGCCGGGGCTTCTCCGTGCTGGAGGTGCTGGATGCGGTGGACCGCGTGACCAACATGCAGATCGAGCGGGTGCTCAGCCCCCGGCGTGCGGGCGACCCCGATGCGCTGGTGTCCGATCCCGCCCGGATCAAGGCGACGATTCCGTGGCAGCCTCGCCATGACCGGCTGGAGGAGATTGTGGAACACGCGCTGGCATGGGAACGGCGCTTGGCGGAGCTGCGGCCGCAAGCTTGACTCGGGCTAGCCGCTGACATAGTTGCGGCCCGTTATTGACGGGCACCGGGCGTGGTTTCCGGTGCCTTTTGTTTTGCTGGAAGATATCATGAAGATCCGTAACAGCCTGAAGTCGCTCAAGGACCGCCACCGGGACAATCGCGTGATCCGCCGCCGTGGCCGGACCTACGTGATCAACAAGACCAACCGCCGCTTCAAGGCGCGCCAGGGCTGATTCGCACGATGGCCGCCGGTGGGAAGCCACAAGCGGTCGTCTTCGACATCGGCCGGGTCCTGATCGAATGGGACCTGGCACACCTGTTCGCTCCGCTGATCGACGATCCGGCGGAGCTTGAGTGGTTCCTGGCCAATGTGGTCACGGAAGACTGGCATGTGCAGCATGATGCCGGCGTCACGCTCGCGGAAATGGTGCCGGCGCGGCAGGCGGAATACCCCGACCATGCCGCGCTGATCGACGCCTATCGGCATCGCTTTCTCGATTCGATTCCTGGCGACGTGCCCGGCACCTTTGCCCTGGTGCAGCAGCTGCACGACAACGGCGTCCCCCTGTTCGCACTGACCAATTTCGGCGCCGAGTTCTTCGCCCAGTACCGCGCCACGCAGCCGCTGATGGCGCTGTTCCGCGACATCGTGGTCAGCGGTGACGAACGCTGCGTGAAGCCTGATCCTGCGATCTACGTTATCGCCGAACGCCGCTTCGGCCTGCCGGCGGACGCTCTGCTGTTCACCGACGACAAGCCCGAAAATATCGCCGCCGCCGATGCGCGCGGCTGGCACACGCACCTGTTCACCGGCGCCGACGGGCTGGAGCGGCGGCTGGTGGCGGAGGGGCTGCTGGACTGAGCGGCAGGCGCGCGCCGCCATCGCTGCTCAGGCCACGTCGCCCCGTCATCCATCCGTCAGGCTACTCAGCGGCGCTGCCAAATCCAGGTCGAAGCCGCCTTCATCATAGCGGCGCATGACCGTGCCCCCGGTCAGGCCCATGTCGCAGACCGTCCATCGGCGTCAGGCTGTTCTTCCACCGACGTCCCGGTTCCCCATTGGCCAGCGCCAAGGCGGATGGCCACGGCGTGCCATTGCCGCTTGCAGCGGGGCGGCGTGCGGGGCAGGGCGGTGGCCGTGCCCCATGCCGCTTCCACCGCCCGCCCGATGATCGCCGCGGCGCGGCTTCCCCTGTTCATCCTGGCCATCTTCACCGGAAGCCTGCTGCTGTTCCTGGTGCAGCCGATGGTCGCGCGCATGGCGTTGCCGCTGCTGGGCGGGGCGCCGGCGGTGTGGAACAGCGCGCTGGTCGTGTTCCAGCTGCTGCTGCTGGCTGGCTACGGCTATGCCCATCTGCTGGCACGCTGGCCCGTCCGGCGGCAGGCGGTGGTCCACCTCGCGCTGCTGGCGGTGGCAGGGCTGACGGTGCCGCTGCGACTGGCCGACCTGCCGCCGCCCGCGCCCGGGTGGGAGGTGCTGTGGGTTCCCGCGCTGTTCGCCGCCACCGTGGGGCCGGTGTTCCTGCTGCTGTCGGCCGGGTCCAGCCTGCTGCAGCGCTGGTATGCGGCAGGCGGGGCCGATCCGTATCGCCTGTATGCCATCTCCAACCTGGGCAGCTTTGCCGGGCTGATCGCCTATCCCTTCTGGCTGGAACGGGACTTCTCCGTCACCGGGCAGACCGCGATCTGGGCGGTGGGCTATGGCGTGCTGGTGCTGCTGGTGGCGATGGCCGCGGCGACACGCTGGCGGGTGGGGGCAGGACCGGTTGCGGCGGTGGACGTCGCCGCCGCGCCGATCGGGTGGCGGCGGATCGCGCTGTGGCTGGCACTGTCGGCCGTGCCGTCGGGCCTGCTGCTGTCCACCACCACGCTGCTGACCACCGACCTGATGGCCATGCCGCTGCTGTGGGTCATCCCGCTCGCGGCCTATCTGCTGTCTTTCACCGTCGCCTTCGGCGCGGGCGACAGCATCTGGCTGGCGATCCTGAACCGCTATGCCCCGGTGCTGCTGCTGATGATCGGCGGCCTCGCCATGATCAGCGGAGGGCAGGCGAACCCGGCCGTGGCGCTGGCGGCGGTCGCGCTGCTGTTCGTGCTGGCAGTGGCGCTGCACGGCCGGCTGTACGCGCTCAGGCCGGAGCCGGCCCGGCTGACGCTGTTCTACCTGGTGATGGCGACCGGCGGCGCGCTGGGCGGCATCTTCGCGGCATTGCTGGCGCCGGTCCTGTTCGACTGGGTGTACGAACACGCGCTGCTGCTGATCGCGGCGGCGCTGCTGATCCCACAGGCGGCGCTGGTGCGGCAGGTGGGCGATTACTGGCGCGGCGGACGCTGGCGGCATGTCGCGGCGGCGGTGCTGGTGGCGGCCGCCGCTCTGCTGGCGTGGCGGCTGGCCGATGCGGTGGAGGCGCGCAGCGGCGCGGATATCTTCCTGCATGTCGCGCTGCTGGTCGTGCTCGGCATCATCGTCACCGGCCACCGCATCGCATTCACCGCCATCTTCGCGCTGCTGCTGCTGGGCCATGGGGGCGTCTCCACGCTGGCGCTGTCCGCCAGCGGCGCGCGCACGCGCAGCTATTTCGGCGTCTACAGCATCACGGAGGCGGCGGATGGCCGGCTGCGGCGGCTGAACCACGGTACGACCATGCATGGGGAGCAATGGCAGGTGCCGGCGCGGCGGCTGGCTCCGACCGGTTATTACGGCGGCGACAGCGGCGTCGGTCTGGCGCTGGCGGCCGCCGCGCCCGATGCGCGGGTCGGCGTGGTCGGCCTCGGCGTCGGCACCCTCGCCTGCTACAAGCGGGCGGGGCAGGCCTGGACCTTCTTCGAGATCGATCCGGCGGTGCTGGCGCTCTCGCGGCAGGGGACCTTCACCTTCCTGCGCGATTGCGCGCCCGATGCCCGGGTCGTGATCGGGGATGCGCGGATCAGCCTCGCCCACGCGCCTGCGGGCGGGCAGGATTTGCTGGCGGTGGATGCTTTCTCCTCCGACGCGATCCCCGTCCATCTGCTGACGCGGGAGGCGTTCGCCATCTATGGCCGGGCACTGGCGAGCAATGGCGTGATGCTGGTGCACATCTCCAACCGCTATCTCGACCTTGCGCCCATGGTGGCGGCCCAGGCGCGGGAGGGCGGCTGGCGCGGCCTGCTGCGCGACGATCCGGGTACCGGCATCGGTCTCAGCCCGTCGATCTGGATCGCCCTGTCGCGTGATCCCGCCGCCTTGCAGCGCCTCTCGGCCAGCGGGCTTGGCATGTGGAAGCCGCTCCCCGCCCCAGCCGCGGAGGTGTGGACGGACGACCGCTCATCGCTGCTGGAACTGCTGCGCTTCTGACCGGGCACCGGGCCTCGAATCGGCAGGGGTGCGTCGTCTAGGTGGCAAGCGGACACTGCTTTTAGCCGAGGCGGCTTAATCCTCCCCATCGCAGATGGGGAGGGGGACCACCCGCAGGGTGGTGGAGGGGTATGGCACGGCGCACGACAGTCCTGAACGCCCGACGCTTACGCCGAACGATGACCAAGCCGGAGCTGATGCTCTGGGGCGTGCTGCGCACCCGCCCGGCGGGCCTCAAGTTCAGGCGACAGCATCCGGTCGGGCCCTTCGTGCTCGACTTCTACTGCCCGGCCTGCCGCATTGCTGTGGAGGTGGACGGCATCGTCCACGACATGGGCGACAATCCGGCGCGCGACATCGACCGGGATAGCTGGTTGCGACAGCAGGGGATTGAGGTCATCCGCATTGCCGCAGCAGACATCCTGAACGACCTGGACCGCGTGGCCGGCGCCATCGTCAGATGCTGCGCCACACCCCTCCACCAGCCTGCGGCTGGTCCCCCTCCCCATGCTGCGCACGGGGAGGACTGAAGGTCCGCTAAGGGGCGAAAGCCGCCATTCCGCGAATGAGCTGCCCGGCAAGCGCTGTCCTACACGGGGCATAGCTGTCATGGCACGCCCATGCCTCGCCAACTCCACTCATGCGCCATTCCCGCCAGCCGGGCGGCGCATCATTGCGGCCGTTAAGCAGCCCGGGGGAGGTGTAAACTTAGTGTCAACTTCCGGCGCAAACCCCTGTCAGGACAGCGTTTCGCGCCGGCGGTAGCTCAGCGCCTCGGCCACATGCACCCGGCCCATCTGCTCCGCGCCAGCAAGGTCCGCCACGGTGCGCGCGACGCGCAGCATGCGGGTGTAGGCGCGGGCGGACAGGCGCAGCGTCTCCGCCGCCTGCAGCAGCAGCGCGCGGCCGGCGGCGTCGGGCGTGGCGTGCTCCTCCAGCGCAGGCCCCTCCAGCTCTGCGTTGGCGCGTACGCCGCGCGCCAGCTGCACGCGGCGTGCATCGGCCACGCGGGCGGCGACATGGGCGCTCGGCTCCGCCGCGGCCGGGGTGGCGAGGTCGATGGCGCGGACCGGCTGCACCTCCACGGTCAGGTCGATCCGGTCCAGCATCGGGCCGCTGACCCGCGCCTGGTAATCGGCGGCGCAGCGCGGGCCCCTGCGGCATCCCTCGGCACTGCCGCAGCGGCAGGGGTTCATCGCCGCGATCAGCTGGAACCGGGCCGGGTAGCTGACATGCGCA includes the following:
- the galE gene encoding UDP-glucose 4-epimerase GalE, with the protein product MSDPIPVLVTGGAGYIGSHAVLALRDRGWPVAVIDNLSTGFRFAVPEGVAFYEGDIADADLLARIFAEQGTRAIMHFAGSIIVPESVSDPLKYYGNNTVKSRALMQAAVEAGVPHFIFSSTAATYGIPESSPIAEDSPKRPINPYGWSKLMTEQMLADTAAAHPLNYCVLRYFNVAGADPQGRSGQSTAGATHLIKVAVEAALGKRSHVGVFGTDYATPDGTGVRDYIHVSDLAAAHVLALDALVAEPDRSLTMNCGYGRGFSVLEVLDAVDRVTNMQIERVLSPRRAGDPDALVSDPARIKATIPWQPRHDRLEEIVEHALAWERRLAELRPQA
- a CDS encoding HAD family phosphatase codes for the protein MAAGGKPQAVVFDIGRVLIEWDLAHLFAPLIDDPAELEWFLANVVTEDWHVQHDAGVTLAEMVPARQAEYPDHAALIDAYRHRFLDSIPGDVPGTFALVQQLHDNGVPLFALTNFGAEFFAQYRATQPLMALFRDIVVSGDERCVKPDPAIYVIAERRFGLPADALLFTDDKPENIAAADARGWHTHLFTGADGLERRLVAEGLLD
- a CDS encoding endonuclease domain-containing protein, whose amino-acid sequence is MTKPELMLWGVLRTRPAGLKFRRQHPVGPFVLDFYCPACRIAVEVDGIVHDMGDNPARDIDRDSWLRQQGIEVIRIAAADILNDLDRVAGAIVRCCATPLHQPAAGPPPHAAHGED
- a CDS encoding M14-type cytosolic carboxypeptidase, with product MTSIQIDAAFDSGNIEVVAIDGNSATLTIRRDHQSDFFQWFHFRVAGAARREVVLRITGLNASAYPGGWPDYRAAVSEDRQYWGRADSSWNAGEDNGTLTIRHTPAGDLAWFAYFAPYSMERHHDLIAEAAASEGVSYRCLGHSLDGRAIDCLVIGDGDIPVWLFARQHPGESMAEWWMEGALEALCDPADPVARVLRQRCRIHVVPNCNPDGSYRGHLRTNAVGVNLNREWHEPSAERSPEVLAVRNAMDASGVRFAMDVHGDEAIAANFMAGYDGVPSWTEKLGAEYDRYCAILDRRSPDFQTKVGYPKTPAGKANLSMSTNQLAERFGACAMTLEMPFKDNAELPDPAQGWSAERSKLLARDCLAALAEWLN
- a CDS encoding DUF4136 domain-containing protein, producing MTLRTLPAAFAAAAALLATGCTTPAYVSPVEVTRFTGNAPAQLGRGSIAVVAAPGDTGADSLEFSLYQQAVAAELSRLGYNVVRAGTPGGQVAEIALERGVNPALGGGGARSPVSVGVGGSTGGWGGGGVGLGVGINLGGGGRSNVDELYRQLRVQIRPATGATPLWEGRANFTASANSDYAGEQAAAGRLAQALFAGFPGESGATTEVR
- the ftsH gene encoding ATP-dependent zinc metalloprotease FtsH → MSTNREPDGNGSNGPNGGPGGNPWVKSLLIWGGIFLALLLVVSMFNGTGGNTGTQLRYSDFREQVTEGQVRDVQIAPDRITGTLDNGSTFSTVPVPNDTELTQLLDANGVSYAGTPPEEGNLLLYILVQTLPFLLILGVAFFALRQVQKGGGSGAMGFGKSKAKLLTEKQGRVTFDDVAGIDEAREELQEIVEFLKDPQRFSKLGGQIPKGALLVGSPGTGKTLLARAIAGEARVPFFTISGSDFVEMFVGVGASRVRDMFEQAKKNAPCIVFIDEIDAVGRHRGHGLGNSNDEREQTLNQLLVEMDGFEANEGIIIIAATNRPDVLDPALLRPGRFDRQVVVPVPDIDGREKILSVHMKKVPLAPDVNSRTIARGTPGFSGADLANLVNEAALLAARRSKRLVAMAEFEEAKDKVMMGAERRSMVMTDDEKKMTAYHEAGHAIVAVHEPASDPIHKATIIPRGRALGMVMRLPERDNYSYHRDKMHANLAVSMGGRVAEELIFGHDKVSSGASSDIQYATSLARNMVTKWGMSDKLGPLQYEDQQEGYLGMGGSNRTMAGAETNKLIDEEIRNLVEGGHSRARQLLTDHEDQLQLLAQALLEYETLTGDEIKALLENGRIDRPDQPTGTTNVQPVRGSAIPKAGRRFSGGDAAPQGI
- the ykgO gene encoding type B 50S ribosomal protein L36, translated to MKIRNSLKSLKDRHRDNRVIRRRGRTYVINKTNRRFKARQG